In the Elizabethkingia bruuniana genome, TTACAAATCGGATTTATTTTCAAAATGGATTTGATAGAACATTAATATATCAAAGAGATAATACAACTAAATGAAGTCCATATTATTTTTAATAGCCTATTTGGGGTTATCATTACAATTTTATTTTCCTCAAAATATCAAAGTAAGAATTATTGATTCTGAAGAAAACAAACCTCTTCAAAATGTTAGAATTATGTCTGATAATGTGGTGCTGTATAGTAACGATGATGGGGAAGTAGAACTAAAAAATGATAAGAAACCACTGAATATTTTTGCTCAAGGATATGAAGAGTTAACATTGGAGTCTTTAACTCCTATTATAAAATTAAAGCCATTATATAAAGATATTGAAGAGGTGAAAATATCCAAAATAGATATAAGGCAAATGTTTCAAAATGCTTTAAAAGATTATCTAAGCATATATTACAGTAAGCCCTCTCTATATCAATCTACAATAAAGCAAAAAGGTTATATTGATGGGAAAATGATTAACCTTTTAATAGCCAATATTGACATATGGGCTTTAGCAAATGCCTATAATTTTAAGGCACAAGATAATGTCGACTCTTTTGTCCAAATCGGCTTTAACAACATTAAATATTTTAAAACTAAAGTATCTTCTAATGATTATCCCTTTAATACAGATATTCAAATAACTCCCAAAAACTTTATTCAGAAGTTATTTTTTAATAGTGAAATTATTGGTTTTTTAAATGATACAAAAAATAGTGTATTTGTTTCAAAAATACTTTCAGAAAACCAGAACATTCAAATTATTTATTTTGAAACAAAAGATGAAATAAATACATATAAAGGAAAATTTACATATAGCAAAACAGACAAAGTCATTAGTAGTTTTGATCTTTATATAACAAATATGTCTCAGTCGTTCAAGAACAAGAACAAACGAGGAGAAGCTTACGAAGGTGTAGCCACTTCAAATAATATCAAATATGATTTTTATAAAAAAGACGGAAAATATCTACCAGCTTTAGTTTATACCGAAATTAAAGGTTATGCGCTATACAAAGAAAAAAAGTATCCCGTTTCATTTATTCAAGAAATAAATTTTCAAAAATTTTTAGAATCAGATAAAAAAGGATTGAAAAATAAAATTGATTTAAATAAAAATCTAACCGAAAATATTGCTAATAAAGAGATTAAAGAAAATAATACTTTACTTTCCAAAGAAGAACAGAAATTTATTGATGAGCCATAAAAAGAAATCTCCAGAATTTTACGAATATTATCCTAAACTATTTCACGATTATTTTCCAGATATAGATAAGGTGACAATAGACCTGCTTTCAAAAGCAGGCTTTTATTTTTATCAATCTATTTTGCAATTAGATGCTGTTATTGATAATCAAGAAAATCATAGAATATTTAATGTTTTAGATTTACAAGAGAATGCAATAAAAATTTTATCCACAATATATGAAGATGGTAACAATTTTTGGAATCTTTGGGAAACAAGAAAAAGAGAGTTTCGCAAGGCAATATCATTAGAAAAAAACCTTTGGAATAATCCAAGTGAAGAGAATTATAATAAAGTTGCAGATATGAAATCTGCCTTTGGAAAAGTAGCTATTGATAGTTTATTTATTTTTTCAGAAAATAGTAACAATAGCGAAATTTATAATTTACTGCTCGAATCTCATAAATATTTTTCGATAGGGTTTCAATTATATGATGATATTATAGATTTCACAGAGGACTTTAACAAAAAACAATTTAATTGGGCGGTATATGAATTATCCAAAACATTAGACTTTTCCAAATATAAATATGATGTAAATATTTTAAATAAGTTGTTTTATATAGATGGAACAAGTGTTATTCTTTTTGAAAAATCAATTTATTATTTGGAGAAGGCTAAAAAAGTAATTGAAAAATTGCCACCGGATAGTTTGTGGCTGGATACAATCTGCGACTTTGAAAAAACAATTCTTCAAACCAAGGATTCAGTTAATGGTTATGTCAAAACAATAGAAGAAAAAGCAAATACAAAAAGAAAATTAATTCAAGAAGATTACTTTTTTGATTTTAATAAAGTCACAATAGACTTTTTTTTTAAAGGCTTGCAATTCATTAAGAGTGATTTTCTTCAAAATTATGTTGATTTAAAGCATTTTATGTATTTAGGAGGTATGGAAGGATTCGAGAATGAAATTGATATCCATTCTTCAGATACTTTTCAAAGAGCATTATTGAATGATTGTTTGTTGGAAATTGCACATTCTTTTAATCTTAATCTTCAAGTTTTTATTGAAAAAGAAAATCAATATATAGAAGGAAGACAAAATAAGGACAATATTGGAGCTTGGTCTTATTTTCCAACTGTTCAGGAAATAGCAGCAGATATTGACGATCTAGGGCAAATTATGCAACAGTTTATCAAAACAGGAAATGGGAAATTGGTAGATAAATATTGTATAAAAGCAATTAGTATTGCCGTATCTGAAAGAACACAGCCTAGTGGTGGAATAGAAACTTGGATTCTTCCTAAAGTAAATCTTACTGAAAAACAGAAAAAACAGGATTTATTCAATTCTACCAAATGGGGAAAAGGGGCAGATGTGGAAGTTGTAGCCAACTTTGTATATGCTTTAACCTTATTAGATTCAGAAAAATACAAGTCCACCATAGAAAAAGCAATCAAGTATATTATTTCAGAGCAAAAAGAGCAAGGGTATTGGGAGAGCAGATGGTACTATGGTAAACTTTATGGTACATATGTTTGTCTGAGGTTGCTTAATGAGTTTCCTACACAATATGGAGCTGTCAAGCAGAAAATAAAAGACTTTTTGATTGGTTTCCAAAATGCTGATGGAAGTTTTGATGAGAATCAATATAAAAATTTGTCAACTTCTTTTGCTATTTTTTGCATGAATTTATTAGAGTTTCCTGAACTTGAGAAAATGAAAAATAGCGCACAACAATTTTTAATAGAACATCAGCATGAAAATGGTAGTTGGAAGGCGGAAAATTTTATTAAACCTAAAGCCCATGAGCCTTACAAAAGTAAGACGCTTACTACTGCTTACGCATTAAAGGCTTTACTATAATGGAGGAAAGCCCTGTATATAAACTATCATCAGATATTGAATTTTCAAAATTCAATGAAAGTGAATATTTACTGCATAATGTAAAACTTAATAAATATACTAAACTGAATCAGAAATACTATGATTTATTAAGTTTAGCAGATGGGAGCAGAACAGTATCACAAATTAATATGGATTTTCAAAAAAGCCATAAAGTACCTATTTCAGATTCACAAATTATATTGCTTTTTGGTCAGCTAAAACAGTATGGAACTTTTGGTCACGATGATTCAATAAAAGAACAATCAAAAATTCCGGACTATATAAAATATGGTTTCATTTTTCTTAAACCAGAAGTAATTTCAACAATAGTTCCCTTCTTGAAACTATTGTTTGTCA is a window encoding:
- a CDS encoding prenyltransferase/squalene oxidase repeat-containing protein, with the translated sequence MSHKKKSPEFYEYYPKLFHDYFPDIDKVTIDLLSKAGFYFYQSILQLDAVIDNQENHRIFNVLDLQENAIKILSTIYEDGNNFWNLWETRKREFRKAISLEKNLWNNPSEENYNKVADMKSAFGKVAIDSLFIFSENSNNSEIYNLLLESHKYFSIGFQLYDDIIDFTEDFNKKQFNWAVYELSKTLDFSKYKYDVNILNKLFYIDGTSVILFEKSIYYLEKAKKVIEKLPPDSLWLDTICDFEKTILQTKDSVNGYVKTIEEKANTKRKLIQEDYFFDFNKVTIDFFFKGLQFIKSDFLQNYVDLKHFMYLGGMEGFENEIDIHSSDTFQRALLNDCLLEIAHSFNLNLQVFIEKENQYIEGRQNKDNIGAWSYFPTVQEIAADIDDLGQIMQQFIKTGNGKLVDKYCIKAISIAVSERTQPSGGIETWILPKVNLTEKQKKQDLFNSTKWGKGADVEVVANFVYALTLLDSEKYKSTIEKAIKYIISEQKEQGYWESRWYYGKLYGTYVCLRLLNEFPTQYGAVKQKIKDFLIGFQNADGSFDENQYKNLSTSFAIFCMNLLEFPELEKMKNSAQQFLIEHQHENGSWKAENFIKPKAHEPYKSKTLTTAYALKALL